One genomic window of Actinoplanes lobatus includes the following:
- a CDS encoding sensor histidine kinase, producing MNRVPWRHSLVTRLLAASVLIAVAAIAATAWLATRTATRAITQEQGRSLTDDKGVYDMLVAYAAGHPDWSGAPELIRQRAAKLGRRITLMTEDRQVIIDSGPGPSLRTARPSAVVDPLGLDLGLTGGTDRIDARAVGPYLLPATERAALRSAARRTLNCVSELGVSGRIVDTPSGRPTIELTSTDTEGAMIRCGAGWDEDPTATEQRALRTLGTMTAGCLGRRDSATVVVTPQFRAYVLSAKQASDLRVAPIPAEQIADPATTARARSCLEKSRRTQLQPYVAPPALLFVTDPDTGADRTTFTLTRENTIRIVTVTGAVLLATIVVTVLAGRRLVRPLRALAETAGGPEPAVVTGRDEIAHLARALNASARQRRAMVSDVAHELRTPLTNIRSWLEAAQDDLAPTDDQLVALLHEEAMLLQHLIEDLADLAAVDAGTLRVHPEPLRLRDLVDQVTDVHRGTAQTAGVRLEAHVSGDPTVSADPVRLRQVIGNLVSNALRHTPPGGVVTVSAHEHTIEVRDTGAGISEENLPKVFDRFWRADESRDRATGGTGLGLAISRRLVEAHGGTISAASTLGHGSVFTVQLPG from the coding sequence GTGAACCGGGTGCCGTGGCGGCACAGCCTGGTGACCCGTCTGCTGGCCGCCTCGGTGCTGATCGCCGTCGCCGCGATCGCGGCCACCGCCTGGCTGGCCACCCGCACCGCGACCCGCGCGATCACCCAGGAACAGGGCCGCTCGCTCACCGACGACAAGGGCGTCTACGACATGCTCGTCGCCTACGCGGCCGGGCATCCGGACTGGTCGGGCGCTCCGGAACTGATCCGGCAACGGGCCGCGAAACTCGGCCGCCGGATCACGCTGATGACCGAGGACCGGCAGGTGATCATCGACTCCGGCCCCGGCCCCTCGTTGCGGACCGCCCGGCCCTCGGCCGTCGTCGACCCGCTCGGCCTGGACCTCGGGCTCACCGGCGGCACCGACCGCATCGACGCCCGGGCGGTCGGCCCCTACCTGCTGCCGGCCACCGAACGCGCCGCACTGCGCAGCGCCGCCCGCAGGACCCTGAACTGCGTGTCCGAACTCGGCGTCAGTGGCCGCATCGTCGACACCCCGAGCGGCCGGCCCACCATCGAGCTGACCAGCACCGACACCGAAGGCGCCATGATCAGGTGCGGCGCCGGCTGGGACGAGGACCCGACCGCCACCGAACAGAGGGCGCTGCGCACGCTCGGCACCATGACGGCCGGTTGCCTCGGCCGGCGCGACAGCGCAACCGTCGTGGTGACGCCGCAGTTCCGGGCGTACGTGCTGTCCGCCAAGCAGGCCTCCGACCTCCGGGTCGCGCCGATCCCGGCCGAGCAGATCGCCGACCCCGCGACGACCGCCCGCGCCCGCTCCTGCCTGGAGAAGTCCCGCCGCACCCAGCTCCAGCCCTACGTCGCCCCACCGGCGTTGCTGTTCGTCACCGACCCGGACACCGGCGCCGACCGGACCACGTTCACCCTCACCCGCGAGAACACCATCCGGATCGTCACCGTCACCGGCGCGGTCCTGCTCGCCACCATCGTGGTCACCGTCCTGGCCGGGCGCCGGCTGGTCCGCCCACTGCGCGCCCTGGCCGAGACGGCGGGCGGACCGGAACCCGCGGTCGTCACCGGCCGTGACGAGATCGCCCACCTGGCCCGGGCCCTGAACGCCTCGGCGCGGCAACGGCGCGCCATGGTCAGCGACGTGGCACACGAACTGCGCACGCCGCTCACCAACATCCGCAGCTGGCTGGAAGCCGCACAGGACGACCTCGCGCCCACCGACGACCAACTGGTGGCGTTGCTGCACGAGGAGGCGATGCTGCTGCAACACCTCATCGAGGACCTCGCCGATCTCGCCGCCGTCGATGCGGGCACCCTTCGGGTGCACCCCGAGCCGCTCCGGTTGCGAGACCTCGTCGACCAGGTCACCGACGTCCATCGGGGCACGGCACAAACCGCGGGGGTACGTCTGGAGGCGCACGTCTCCGGCGACCCGACCGTGTCCGCCGACCCGGTCCGGTTACGTCAGGTGATCGGCAACCTGGTGTCGAACGCGCTGCGCCACACCCCGCCGGGCGGCGTGGTCACGGTCTCCGCCCACGAACACACCATCGAGGTACGCGACACCGGCGCCGGCATCAGCGAGGAGAACCTGCCGAAGGTCTTCGACCGCTTCTGGCGGGCCGACGAGTCCCGCGACCGGGCGACCGGCGGAACCGGCCTGGGCCTGGCCATCTCCCGCCGGCTCGTCGAGGCGCACGGCGGAACCATCTCGGCCGCCAGCACCCTCGGGCACGGATCCGTCTTCACCGTGCAGTTGCCCGGCTGA